The genomic DNA CCGTGGTAAGCAGCTCGCCAAGGGCATCATCGCCAACCCCAACTGCACCACCATGGCCGCCATGCCGGTGCTCAAGCCGCTGCACGACGAGGCCGGGCTGACCCGGCTCATCGTGTCGAGCTACCAGGCGGTGTCCGGTTCCGGGCTCGCCGGGGTCGACGAGCTGGCCTCGCAGGCCCGCGCCGTCATCGGCGGCGCCGAGCAGCTGGTGCACGACGGATCGGCACTGGAGTTCCCGGCGCCCGTGAAATACGTTGCGCCCATTGCCTTCAACGTCATCCCGCTGGCCGGTTCGCTCGTCGACGACGACTCGGGCGAGACCGACGAGGACCAGAAGCTGCGCAACGAGAGCCGCAAGATCCTCGGCATCCCGGAGCTGGCCGTGAGCGGTACCTGCGTGCGCGTGCCGGTGTTCACCGGGCACTCGCTGTCGATCAATGCCGAATTCGCGCAGCCGCTCTCGGTGCAGCGGGCCCGTGAACTGCTGGCCGACGCGGCCGGGGTGTCGCTTGTCGACGTGCCGACGCCGCTGGCTGCCGCCGGCGCAGACGACTCGCTGGTGGGCCGCATCCGCCAGGACCCGGGCGTGCCCGACGGTCGCGGCCTGGCCCTGTTCGTCTCGGGTGACAACCTCCGAAAGGGCGCGGCGCTCAACACTGTTCAGATCGCCGAACTGCTCGCCTCGCGCTGACCTTGCGGGCGGGGGCAGCGTCGATCGCGGCGCTGGTGCTCGGGCTCGGCATGGGGGTGCCGGCGGCGCAGGCCGATCCGCCTGCGCCGGTACCGACGCCGGTGCTCAAACCACTGCTTGTCGGGCAGGTGACACGCATCGGACCGGTGGCCGGAACCGGCACGCCGACAGCCGATTACGGCATCGGTGCGACGGACCTCTGCGAGTTCATGGAGTTCCCGAGCGGCCTCCTGCAGATCTGCGGCGACAGCTTCGCGGGGCAGGGTGTCGGATTCGGGGGCTGGTATGCGCCCGTTGCCCTGCACGTCGAGACCGACTCCGTCAACTCTCCGGACGGACTGCGGTACCGCGGCGTCATGGGCGTCGACAAGCCGCTGTTGGCCGACGCCAAAACTCCTGGCACGTCCCAACTTCCCGCCGGCGTGGTGAGTATCAACCGGGAGAACTACCTGTTGGTCACCACGACGCGTGACCTGAAACCGGAGAGCTCGCGACTGGTCAAGGCCGACCCGGCGCGCACGGCCTGGCCGACCGTGCCGGGCTCTGTGCGGCCGGCCGGATATGCCGGGGGAGCGCAGAGTCAGATCACGGGCTATTACGACCCGGTCCCCACCGCGGACTCGCCGCGCGGCTGGGTTTACCTGGTCGCCAACAACTTCGACCGCAGCAGCCCGGCCTACCTCTACCGGGCCACGCCGCAGGCGTTCACCGACAGGTCCAGTTGGCAGGGCTGGTCGGCGCACGGCGGCTGGGGCAAACCGCCGACTCCGTTGTGGGGCGACCTGATCGGTGAGATGAGCATGAGGCAGGTCGACGGCAAGACGGTGCTGTCGTACTTCAACAGCAGCACCGGCAACATGGAGGTCCGCGTCGCGAATACGCCGACGGAACTCGGCACCGCCCCCGTGACGACCGTCGTCGTGGCCGGCGGGTGGCCCGAACAGGCCGACGAACTGCCTGCGCCGCAAGACAATCAGCTGGCGCAGCCGTACGGCGGCTACATCTCGCCGGGCTCGACGCTCGACGAACTACGCATTCTCGTCAGCCAGTGGAACACCACGCCACGCGATACCGCGCCGTACCGCGTCATCCAGTTCGCGGTGAATCCGGCCAAGCCCTAGGCGTTGTTGTCAGCGCAGCACCAGGTCGATCCCGGCGCTGTCGAACACGTCGAGCAGCCCCGTCCATGTGTGGGAGTCCAAGGCCTTCTTGGCTTTTGCGCTGTCGGTCAGGACGAAGCGGAACGGCTCGTCGTCCGGAGTGCCGAAGCCGCCGCCGAGGCAGTCGGCCAGGGCGTCCAGATTGCTGCCGAAGTAGCCGCCGGCGCCGTTGACCGCGTGGCCCAGCTCGGTGAAAAGGTCTGCGCGAGAATGGATCCGCGTACCCCGCACGGTAAACGTCTTCACGCTCCTCCGATCTGGCAGAACGTCTCGTAGTGGTCGCCGGTGTAATAGAACTCCGGCGGATTGGTCGGTGGCTCGCCGCCGGTGATGACCCGCCGCGTGCCGCGGGTCTTCGCGCCGGGTGTGGGCACCGTGTACTCGTGGTAGTAGCCGCGCTGCTGGTTCGGCAGCCGGCGTTCGAAGTTGCCGAACACGATGCCGTCCCGCGAATAGGGGAACGGCCCGCCGCGGTGGATGAGGTTGACGGTGGTGGCCGCCTCGGCCGGCAGCGACGACAGCTGGCAGGCGGGCAGCCCGGATTTGTTCTGGCGCGTTGGTGACGGCGTGTGGGCGGTCGGTGATGCTGTCGGAGCCGGCCCGGTGAGCGTGGCGGAGTTCTTCGCACACCCGGGGGTGAGGGCCAGCAGCAACGCGACGCCGCAGGCGAGGACCGCGGCGCGCAGGGTGGTTCTGGACATCGCACCTTTTCTGCCGCGTTCTGATATCGGAGCGTCGGCCGGCCCCCAAAGCCCGGCCGATGCTCCGCTACACAGGCCACGCTACCGCGCCGCGCGCCTCATAGCTGATTCTTACGCGCAACCTAGCCACCGCAGTGGTTGATGGACGGATCATCGATGTCATGAGTGAGGAAACCCCTAACCAAACGCCAGAGACGCCGGATACCCCGACGGACTCGTTCCCGCCCGTAGCAACGGCCACCGCAGTGGCGGCGCCGCCCGCCGAACACAAGCCCAGCAAGCTGAACAAGGTGCTGGCCTGGGTCGGCATCGTCGCCGGCATCGTGTTCATCGTCGCGACGATCTTCTTCTCCGGATTCATCCTCGGCGCGCACTCCGGCGGCGGCCACCACGGCTGGCACAAGCACCACCGCGGGCAGGACACCGCCGAGTTCCGCGAGGGTCACGGACCGCGCGGCGGCATGTGGCACCCGATGTTCCCGGGTGGTCCGGGCTGGCAGGGGCCAAGCGGCCCCGGTTGGCAGGGTCCCGGCGGACAGGGCCCCGGTGGCCCCGGAGGGCAGGGTCCGGGTGGTCCCGGGCCGCAGGCACCTGGTCAGCCCGGCCCGGCCCAGCCTGGCCGCTGATCAACCCAGTCCCGCATCAAACGACAGGCCGTGCCCGATCAGGGTGCGGCCTGTCGTCTGCGCTAGGCCTGTCCGTCGGCCGACTGTCGGTTCGCGGCCGCGGCTCGATACCCGGTGGTCAGCAGCTCGACCATCCGCTCCTCGAGCTCGGCGGAATCGTCGTCGGCGGCGATGGTGGACACGTACATGGCGGCACCCGCGGCCATGATCAGCACGGCGCGCGCGTCCAGTTCCGCACTGCGCCGCTCGTCGGCGGTCTGGGCGCCGACGTCGTCGGCGAACAGGTCGATCGCCGGCCCCGTGAACCGATTCCACAACGATCGCCCCTGCTCTTTGTCCTCGAGTAGGGCCAGGCTCAGGTCGGGCGCTGCCGCTTTCATGTCCGGGCGGTTGAACAATGCGCGGCTGCCGCGAACCACGAAATCGATCCAGCCGTAGACATCAGTCCCGGCAAAAGGCGTCAGGTCAGGTGTCGTGCCCATCACCGCGTCGATCACCAATGCCGCCTTCGATGGCCAGCGCCGGGACAGGCTGGCGCGAGTGACCCCGGAGCGTTGCGCGACGAGCCGCATGCTCAATTCCTGAAACCCGACCTCTGACAGGAGCTCCCGGGTCGCCGCGAGGACGCGGTCGTCGATGCTCGCGTCACGTGGACGCCCTGGGCCTGGCTGACTGCTCACCGGTCCATCATCACAGCACCCGAGTGACGGGGGTGCCATTGACGTCAACCGCTCAATTAGTGTACCACTGGATCACTAATTGAGGAGGTTGTCGATGACCGCCGGGGCGAAGGTGACTGCGTTCACCGTGGTGATGCTGTTGGTCGCCGCCGCGCTCGTGGTGGTGTTCGGCCAGTTCCGGTTCGGGTCGGGCGAGCGATATCACGCCCGGTTCACCGATGCCTCACGGCTGAAAGCCGGGCAGGACGTGCGGATGGCCGGGTTGCCGGTGGGCAAGGTCGACCGGGTGTCGCTGCGCCCCGACAACACCGTCGACGTGTTGTTCAGCGTTGATTCGCGCTACCGCCTGTACACGTCGACCAGGGCCGTTATCCGCTACCTGAACCTGACGGGCGACCGCTATCTCGAATTGGCCTTCGCCGCAGGGGATCTGCATGCGCTGGCGGCCGGGGCGACCATCCCGCTGAGCAATACCCAGCCCGCCGTCGACCTCGACGCGCTCCTGGGCGGCCTGCGCCCCGTGCTCAACGGCCTCGACGGTGACAAGATCAACGCCGTCACCGCCGCCGTCATCGATCTGCTGCAGGGGCAGGGCGGCGCGGTGTCACAACTGCTTTCGACGACAGGCGCCTTCACGCACGACCTCTCCGGGCGTGATCAGCTCATCGGGGACGTCGTCACCAACCTCAATGCGGTGCTCGGCACCATGGATTCCAAGAGCAGGCAATTCGGCGCCAGTGTCGACACGCTGCAGCACCTGCTGACAGGTCTGGCACAGGACCGCGACACCCTCGCCGGCGCCATCGCGCCGCTGGCCGCATCATCGGCCGAACTGACCCAGATGCTCGACCGTTCGCGGCGACCGGTCCAGGGTGTCATCGAAAATGTGCGGCCCTTCGCGCAGCGGGTCCATGAGCGCAGGGCCGAAGTCAACGCCGCCATCGAGCCTCTCGCCGAGAGCTACCTGCGGCTCAATTCACTTGGCGCATATGGTGCGTTCTTCAACATCTTCTTCTGCTCCAGCAAGATCAAGCTCAGCGGTCCGGCGGGCAGCGACATCATCATTCCCATCGGCGGAGCGCCCGACCCATCGAAGGGGCGGTGCTCGGAGAATGGGTGACCGCCGCATTGGTTTGCGCGTCGGCGCGATCCTGACGTGTCTCGCCGCCGTCGTATCGGGCTGTCAGTTCGATGGGTTGAATTCGCTGTCGTTGCCGGGTACGGCCGGGCACGGTCCCGGTTCGTTCGAGGTGACCGTGGAGCTGGACAACGTCGTCGGCCTACCGCAGAATTCGCCGGTCAAGGTCGGGGACGTCACCGTGGGAAGCGTCTCCGGGGTCGTCGTCATGCAGCGCGCCGACAGCACGGTGTATGCGGCCGTTCGTCTTTCGCTGGACCGGCAGGTGGAGCTCCCCGCGAACATCTCGGCGGCAGTAGGACAGACCTCGCTGCTGGGTTCCCAGCACGTCGAACTGATCCGCCCGGCCGACCGCCCGGCGCCCGTCAAGCTGGCGGACGGCGCGCACATCAGACTCGGCCGGACGGGTCACTATCCCACCACCGAAGAGGTGCTGGCCGCGCTCGGCGTCATCATCAACAACGGCAATCTCGGCTCCCTGCAGGACATTACGGACGCGGCGTATGCCGCCGTGGTGGGTCGCGGAGCGACGTTCACCGGCTTGGTGGCGAAGCTGGCCGAACTGACCACCTTCCTCGATACGCAGACATCCACCATCATCGCGGCGGCCGAAGGCGTCGACCGTACGGCGGCGGCACTGGCCCGAGGCGCCGACGCGCTGCGGCAGACGCTGGAGACGCTGCCTGCCGCACTCGATGTGCTGAACCGAAATCGCGCGAACATCGTCGCCGCGTTCGGGGCACTGCGCAGACTCGCCTCGACGGCCGAACGCGTTGTGTCGCAGACCAGAAACGACCTCGCCGCCGACCTCAAGGACACCTACCCGCTCATCAAAGCCCTCAACGACAACGCCGACGACGTCATCCACGATCTGGAAATCCTGCCCACGTTCCCGTTCGCCCAGAAGTACCTGCGCAACGCCGTTCGCGGCGACTATCTCAACGTCTTCTCGACGTTCGACCTCACCCTCCGGCGGCTCGGCGAAAACCTGCTCACCACATCGCGACTCGACCCCAACATGCCGCGCTTGTCCGAGATCGTCAATCCACCGGATTTCCTGATGGGCGCGCTCTCCAATCTGTCGGGGCAAGCCGCCGATCCGTTCCGGATCCCGCCGGGGACCGCCACGCAGCACGGCGCGAAGCCGTGAAAGACGTTGTTGCATCGAGATTTACCGAGAGGATTACCGACAGCATGACACCCGATCCCTTCCAGCCGGCCAAGCTCGGTCCGATCACGTTGCGTAACCGGGTGATCAAGGCGGCGACGTTCGAGGCGGCGACGCCGGATGCGCTGGTCACCGACGATTTGATCCGGTATCACCGGTTGCCGGCTGCCGGTGGGGTGGGGATGACGACGGTGGCTTATTGCGCGGTGTCCCCGGGTGGGCGCACTGATGGGTGGCAGTTGTGGATGCGCCCCGAGGCCCTCCCGGGGCTGCGGCGGTTGACTGATGCGGTGCATGCTGAGGGGGCGGCGATCAGCGCGCAGATCGGGCACGCCGGCCCGGTGGCCAATCCCCGCACCAACAAGGCCCCCGCGTTGGCGCCGGTGCGGTTCTTCAACCCGTTGTCGATGCGGTTCGCGAAAAAGGCCACTCGCGCCGATATCGAGGCGGTGATGGCCGCGCACGCGAACGCCGCCCGGTTGGCGATCGAGGCCGGGTTCGACGCCGTGGAAGTCCACCTTGGCCACAACTACTTCGCGTCCTCGTTTCTGTCGCCGTTGATCAACAAGCGCCGCGACGAGTTCGGTGGCTCGCTGGCCAACCGGGCCAAGGTGGCGCGCGGCACCGTGGCGGCGGTGCGTGAGGCCGTCGGGGATCAGATCGCGGTGATCGCGAAACTGACCATGAGCGATGGGGTGCGCGGCGGCATCGGCATGGATGAGTCGTTGCAGACCGCGCGGTGGCTGCAGGAGGACGGCAATCTGGATGCGTTGGAGCTGACCGCGGGCAGTTCGTTGGTCAATCCGATGTACCTGTTCCGTGGGGATGCCCCGGTCCGGGAGTTCGCGGCGAATTTCAGGCCGCCGCTGAGTTGGGGGATCCGGGCCAGTGGGCACCGGTTCTTCCGCCAGTACCCGTATCGGGAGGCGTTTTTGCTCGAGCAGGCCCGCCAGTTCCGCGCGGAGCTGTCGATGCCGTTGATCTTGTTGGGTGGGATCACCAACCGCGACAGCATGGATCTGGCGATGGCCGAGGGGTTCGAGTTCGTCGCGATGGGCCGGGCGCTGCTGGCCGAACCGGACCTGCTCAACCGGATCCAGGCCGACCGCACCGTGAAATCGGCATGCACACACTGCAATCTGTGCATGCCCACCATCTACACCCGAACCCACTGCGTGGTCACGGGTAAGCCGAACTGAGATAGGAGCTGTATGGGCGACTTTGACGGCCTCGTCGCGCTGATCACCGGCGGGGCACGGGGAATGGGCCGATCGCACGCGGTGGCACTTGCCGAGGCAGGTGCGGACATCGCCATCTGCGACCGGTGCGAGAACAACGACGCGATCGCGTACCCGTTGGCGACGGAAGATGATCTGGCCACCACCGCGGAGATGGTCGAGGCAACCGGAAGACGTTGTCTCACAGCCAAACTGTCGACAGCCGACCGCGGCGCGCTGGAGGAGTTCGTGGCTCGCGTCGAATCGGAGTTCGGGCGCCTGGACATCGCCGTCACCAACGCCGGTGTCAGCGCGATCGCGATGCTGCCCGACGTCCCGTCGGCACAGTGGGATGAAGTGATCGGGTCCAACCTCACCGGCACGTTCAACACGATCGCCGCAGTGGCGCCGGGGATGATCGCGCGCGGGTTCGGCCGGATCGTCACGGTGTCCTCGATGCTGGGCCGCAGCGGAAATTTCGCGCAGGCCGCGTATGCCGCCTCGAAGTGGGGCGTCATCGGGTTGACCAAGGTCGCCGCACACGACCTGGCCGGCCACGGCATCACCGTCAATGCGGTGGCGCCCGGCAACGTCGAAACCCCGATGACATTCAACGACGCGTTGTTCGGCGCCATGCGGCCCGATCTGGAGCGGCCGACGCTCGCCGACGTGGAATCGGTGTTCGCCTCGTTGCACCTGCAGCCGGTGCCCTTCCTGAAGCCGGCTGAGCTCACCCGCGCCGTCATGTTCTTGGCGCACCCCGACAGCACCCACATCACCGGGACGGTCCTGCCGGTCGATGCGGGCGCCACCGCCCGCTTCACCGGCTGACGAGAGGGCCGCAACTGGCATCATCGAAGCCATGACTGCGCGCCCGATCTGGTTCACAGCCTGCGTCACCGCCGCCCTCGCCCTCGCGCCGGCCGCGGCCGCGAGGCCGTCAGACCCGGGTGTGGTGTCGTACGCGGTACTGGGCAAGGGCTCGGTCGGCAATGTGATCGGCGCTCCGATGGGCTGGGAGTCGACCTTCACCGCGCCGTTCCAGGGGTTCTTCGTCGATCTCCCGGCCTGCAACAACTGGGGCGACATCGGCCTGCCCGAGGTGTACGGCGACCCGGACCTGGCGTCGTTCAACGGCGCCGTGGCGCAGACGACGGCGACCGATGACAGTCACGCTGCCAAGCAGGTGGTGGGCGTGTTCGCCACCGCCGAGGCCGCGTCGCGTGCGTTCCACCGCGTCGTCGACCGCACCGCCGGGTGCTCGGGGCAGACCACCGCGATGCACCTCGAGGACGGCCGGACGGAGGTCTGGAGCTTCGCGGGTGCCCAGGCCGGCCCGACGGACGAGGCGTGGGTCAAGCAGGAAGCGGGCACCGATCGGCGCTGTTTCGCGCAGACCCGGCTGCGGGAAAATGTTCTGCTGCAGGCGAAAGTCTGCCAGTCCGGCAACGCCGGCCTCGCCGTCAACGTGCTGGCCGGAGCCATGCAGAACGCGTTGGGGCAATGACGGTGTCCGGGGTGAGTCAGGCCTCGCACATATATTGCGCAGATTTTTGTCGGTGCCTCATGGCATCGTCGGACGAACACGTATTGCTCGGGACGAGTCTCAACTAGGCCTGGTCCGGGAGCACCAACCAACGGATACGGGGATCGGCCCCGAATCCCGGAAGGGGATGTTCAGATGGGCACCGCTACCGCCGTGCGTCGGCCGCACGCCGAATACCCCGAGTTGTCGAGCGCCTACGGCGCCGCCCTGCTGGCCGGTGGCGGCTGCCTGCGCGACGGGCCGGTGGGCCGCGTCGGCCTCGAACTCGAGGCGCACTGCTTCGACCTGGCCGACCTGACGCG from Mycolicibacterium phocaicum includes the following:
- a CDS encoding TetR/AcrR family transcriptional regulator, whose protein sequence is MSSQPGPGRPRDASIDDRVLAATRELLSEVGFQELSMRLVAQRSGVTRASLSRRWPSKAALVIDAVMGTTPDLTPFAGTDVYGWIDFVVRGSRALFNRPDMKAAAPDLSLALLEDKEQGRSLWNRFTGPAIDLFADDVGAQTADERRSAELDARAVLIMAAGAAMYVSTIAADDDSAELEERMVELLTTGYRAAAANRQSADGQA
- a CDS encoding NADH:flavin oxidoreductase, which translates into the protein MTPDPFQPAKLGPITLRNRVIKAATFEAATPDALVTDDLIRYHRLPAAGGVGMTTVAYCAVSPGGRTDGWQLWMRPEALPGLRRLTDAVHAEGAAISAQIGHAGPVANPRTNKAPALAPVRFFNPLSMRFAKKATRADIEAVMAAHANAARLAIEAGFDAVEVHLGHNYFASSFLSPLINKRRDEFGGSLANRAKVARGTVAAVREAVGDQIAVIAKLTMSDGVRGGIGMDESLQTARWLQEDGNLDALELTAGSSLVNPMYLFRGDAPVREFAANFRPPLSWGIRASGHRFFRQYPYREAFLLEQARQFRAELSMPLILLGGITNRDSMDLAMAEGFEFVAMGRALLAEPDLLNRIQADRTVKSACTHCNLCMPTIYTRTHCVVTGKPN
- a CDS encoding aspartate-semialdehyde dehydrogenase translates to MVNIGVVGATGQVGQVMRKLLEEREFPASSVRFFASARSEGKKLTFRGQEIEVENSETADPSGLDIALFSAGATMSRVQAPRFAAAGAIVVDNSSAWRKDPDVPLVVSEVNFDRDVRGKQLAKGIIANPNCTTMAAMPVLKPLHDEAGLTRLIVSSYQAVSGSGLAGVDELASQARAVIGGAEQLVHDGSALEFPAPVKYVAPIAFNVIPLAGSLVDDDSGETDEDQKLRNESRKILGIPELAVSGTCVRVPVFTGHSLSINAEFAQPLSVQRARELLADAAGVSLVDVPTPLAAAGADDSLVGRIRQDPGVPDGRGLALFVSGDNLRKGAALNTVQIAELLASR
- a CDS encoding ribonuclease domain-containing protein, giving the protein MSRTTLRAAVLACGVALLLALTPGCAKNSATLTGPAPTASPTAHTPSPTRQNKSGLPACQLSSLPAEAATTVNLIHRGGPFPYSRDGIVFGNFERRLPNQQRGYYHEYTVPTPGAKTRGTRRVITGGEPPTNPPEFYYTGDHYETFCQIGGA
- a CDS encoding DUF4185 domain-containing protein, encoding MGVPAAQADPPAPVPTPVLKPLLVGQVTRIGPVAGTGTPTADYGIGATDLCEFMEFPSGLLQICGDSFAGQGVGFGGWYAPVALHVETDSVNSPDGLRYRGVMGVDKPLLADAKTPGTSQLPAGVVSINRENYLLVTTTRDLKPESSRLVKADPARTAWPTVPGSVRPAGYAGGAQSQITGYYDPVPTADSPRGWVYLVANNFDRSSPAYLYRATPQAFTDRSSWQGWSAHGGWGKPPTPLWGDLIGEMSMRQVDGKTVLSYFNSSTGNMEVRVANTPTELGTAPVTTVVVAGGWPEQADELPAPQDNQLAQPYGGYISPGSTLDELRILVSQWNTTPRDTAPYRVIQFAVNPAKP
- a CDS encoding sensor domain-containing protein — protein: MTARPIWFTACVTAALALAPAAAARPSDPGVVSYAVLGKGSVGNVIGAPMGWESTFTAPFQGFFVDLPACNNWGDIGLPEVYGDPDLASFNGAVAQTTATDDSHAAKQVVGVFATAEAASRAFHRVVDRTAGCSGQTTAMHLEDGRTEVWSFAGAQAGPTDEAWVKQEAGTDRRCFAQTRLRENVLLQAKVCQSGNAGLAVNVLAGAMQNALGQ
- a CDS encoding barstar family protein is translated as MKTFTVRGTRIHSRADLFTELGHAVNGAGGYFGSNLDALADCLGGGFGTPDDEPFRFVLTDSAKAKKALDSHTWTGLLDVFDSAGIDLVLR
- a CDS encoding MCE family protein; this encodes MGDRRIGLRVGAILTCLAAVVSGCQFDGLNSLSLPGTAGHGPGSFEVTVELDNVVGLPQNSPVKVGDVTVGSVSGVVVMQRADSTVYAAVRLSLDRQVELPANISAAVGQTSLLGSQHVELIRPADRPAPVKLADGAHIRLGRTGHYPTTEEVLAALGVIINNGNLGSLQDITDAAYAAVVGRGATFTGLVAKLAELTTFLDTQTSTIIAAAEGVDRTAAALARGADALRQTLETLPAALDVLNRNRANIVAAFGALRRLASTAERVVSQTRNDLAADLKDTYPLIKALNDNADDVIHDLEILPTFPFAQKYLRNAVRGDYLNVFSTFDLTLRRLGENLLTTSRLDPNMPRLSEIVNPPDFLMGALSNLSGQAADPFRIPPGTATQHGAKP
- a CDS encoding MCE family protein, which gives rise to MTAGAKVTAFTVVMLLVAAALVVVFGQFRFGSGERYHARFTDASRLKAGQDVRMAGLPVGKVDRVSLRPDNTVDVLFSVDSRYRLYTSTRAVIRYLNLTGDRYLELAFAAGDLHALAAGATIPLSNTQPAVDLDALLGGLRPVLNGLDGDKINAVTAAVIDLLQGQGGAVSQLLSTTGAFTHDLSGRDQLIGDVVTNLNAVLGTMDSKSRQFGASVDTLQHLLTGLAQDRDTLAGAIAPLAASSAELTQMLDRSRRPVQGVIENVRPFAQRVHERRAEVNAAIEPLAESYLRLNSLGAYGAFFNIFFCSSKIKLSGPAGSDIIIPIGGAPDPSKGRCSENG
- a CDS encoding mycofactocin-coupled SDR family oxidoreductase; its protein translation is MGDFDGLVALITGGARGMGRSHAVALAEAGADIAICDRCENNDAIAYPLATEDDLATTAEMVEATGRRCLTAKLSTADRGALEEFVARVESEFGRLDIAVTNAGVSAIAMLPDVPSAQWDEVIGSNLTGTFNTIAAVAPGMIARGFGRIVTVSSMLGRSGNFAQAAYAASKWGVIGLTKVAAHDLAGHGITVNAVAPGNVETPMTFNDALFGAMRPDLERPTLADVESVFASLHLQPVPFLKPAELTRAVMFLAHPDSTHITGTVLPVDAGATARFTG